In Wolbachia endosymbiont (group B) of Germaria angustata, the following are encoded in one genomic region:
- the terL gene encoding phage terminase large subunit codes for MNFLKFIELCFQTVMPGCEYNNYQYIKIIADRLEAASTGEVKRIIFNMPPRSMKSMCVSVAWPAWILGNQPTARIIVASYSQRLSEKHSLDTRCVMQSSWYRVLFPEVELCKDQNTKYKFQTVQRGCRIATSVGGTLTGEGGDFIVVDDPLSSSQALSETFRKRATNWFDQTLITRLNDRKKGVIVVVMHRLHQEDLTAHLLSKPRNIWHHICLPMISENKEIIYSIKRSILPSPVPIIQVTTNECKSSTGATSSRILYLKKESQLLYPLDVGEIEMIKAELGSYAFAAQYQQNPLPLSSGIIKQEWLKRYRNFPDNLSHITQSWDTAVSTNDSSGFSVCTTWTKVNNKFYLLDVYRAKLEYPKLKEQVLSLAARWKPHAILIEAKTSGQQLIQELKTIPVIEIVPHNSKIARFHQIVPIIESGKVFLPHQAIWLSDFEYEILMFPETRHDDQVDSTVQYLQWMRDSSFRVAAIRTL; via the coding sequence ATGAACTTTTTAAAATTTATCGAACTATGCTTTCAAACGGTGATGCCGGGATGTGAGTATAACAATTATCAGTATATAAAAATTATAGCAGACAGGCTTGAAGCAGCAAGCACTGGTGAAGTGAAGCGAATAATATTCAATATGCCTCCGCGCTCGATGAAGTCTATGTGCGTGAGTGTTGCATGGCCCGCATGGATACTTGGTAATCAGCCAACCGCAAGAATAATAGTTGCAAGCTATTCTCAGCGGCTTAGCGAAAAGCATTCGCTTGACACCAGGTGCGTGATGCAGTCTAGTTGGTATAGAGTGCTATTTCCAGAGGTAGAACTATGCAAAGACCAGAACACTAAATATAAATTTCAAACAGTGCAGAGAGGATGTAGGATTGCAACATCTGTTGGTGGAACACTGACTGGTGAAGGTGGAGATTTTATCGTCGTGGATGATCCACTGAGTTCCTCTCAAGCTTTGAGCGAGACGTTTAGAAAACGTGCCACAAACTGGTTCGATCAGACTCTAATAACCAGGCTCAATGATAGGAAAAAAGGAGTTATCGTTGTCGTAATGCACAGACTACATCAAGAGGATTTGACTGCGCATCTTCTCTCCAAACCAAGAAATATATGGCATCATATTTGTTTGCCAATGATCTCTGAAAATAAGGAAATTATCTATTCAATCAAAAGATCAATTCTCCCTTCTCCTGTTCCTATTATTCAAGTAACTACAAATGAGTGCAAAAGCTCAACAGGCGCTACATCTTCAAGGATTTTATACTTAAAAAAGGAAAGTCAGCTGCTATATCCCCTAGATGTAGGAGAAATTGAAATGATAAAGGCTGAACTTGGGAGTTACGCTTTTGCTGCTCAATATCAACAAAATCCTCTGCCACTTTCAAGTGGTATAATTAAGCAAGAATGGTTGAAACGCTATAGAAATTTTCCTGACAATCTCTCACATATAACTCAGAGCTGGGACACTGCTGTTTCAACAAACGATTCTAGTGGCTTTAGTGTCTGCACCACCTGGACAAAGGTGAATAATAAGTTTTATTTACTCGATGTATACCGTGCGAAGCTTGAGTATCCAAAACTTAAAGAACAAGTTCTATCACTAGCTGCAAGGTGGAAGCCACACGCAATTTTAATCGAAGCAAAAACAAGCGGTCAACAATTGATTCAAGAGCTAAAGACAATACCTGTTATTGAGATAGTGCCGCATAACAGTAAAATCGCTCGATTCCACCAGATTGTTCCGATAATAGAATCCGGCAAGGTTTTTCTGCCGCATCAAGCAATATGGCTCAGCGATTTTGAGTATGAAATTTTAATGTTCCCAGAAACCCGCCACGACGATCAAGTAGACAGCACTGTGCAATACCTTCAGTGGATGAGAGATAGTAGCTTCAGGGTTGCAGCTATACGAACATTGTGA
- a CDS encoding ankyrin repeat domain-containing protein, with the protein MTINYQQWREVLSTVNSDNKLDKRNVIEKVKGELKASNEEVFKQWEESNFYVNYKFEVGDNEFTLLHLTAKLGYTSLTKALIVTKGIDVNIKDKNKKTPLHLAAENDYKEVVDALLEKDEIRINEQEDKEGWTPLHLALMNGHADVVESLVRNGANINIKDDYRVTPSSLAIQRDYVFTPPKKREGSYVNVKNHARTASRNLTKEEKQRTSAIAKGFFAGSATALSGVLIAKALSATGIVTVESKPSTPIAVAKTAAIALVVGSAVYALSKPDTQVDKPVLTNGQQEAASAGRFA; encoded by the coding sequence ATGACAATAAATTATCAGCAGTGGCGGGAAGTATTAAGTACGGTTAATAGTGATAATAAATTAGATAAAAGGAACGTAATTGAAAAAGTAAAAGGAGAGCTAAAGGCAAGCAATGAAGAGGTATTTAAACAGTGGGAAGAGAGTAATTTTTATGTAAATTATAAATTTGAAGTTGGAGATAATGAATTCACATTATTACATTTAACTGCTAAGTTAGGCTATACGAGCTTGACAAAGGCTTTAATAGTAACAAAAGGGATAGATGTTAATATAAAAGATAAGAATAAAAAGACACCTTTACATTTAGCTGCTGAAAATGATTATAAAGAGGTAGTAGATGCTCTGTTGGAAAAAGATGAAATCAGGATTAATGAACAAGAAGATAAGGAGGGATGGACACCTTTACATTTAGCTCTTATGAATGGCCATGCAGACGTGGTAGAATCTCTCGTAAGAAACGGTGCGAATATTAATATAAAAGATGACTATAGAGTGACACCTTCATCTTTGGCTATTCAAAGAGATTATGTATTTACTCCGCCAAAAAAACGTGAAGGCTCCTATGTTAATGTGAAAAATCATGCTAGAACTGCTTCTAGGAATTTAACTAAAGAGGAAAAACAACGCACATCAGCAATTGCGAAAGGTTTTTTTGCCGGTAGTGCAACTGCATTATCAGGTGTTTTAATAGCGAAAGCACTTTCTGCAACTGGAATAGTTACAGTTGAGTCAAAACCCTCTACACCAATAGCAGTGGCTAAAACTGCAGCTATAGCGCTAGTAGTTGGCAGTGCTGTATATGCATTGTCAAAACCTGATACTCAAGTTGATAAACCAGTCTTAACAAATGGACAGCAAGAAGCTGCTAGCGCTGGTAGGTTTGCCTAG
- a CDS encoding IscS subfamily cysteine desulfurase: MNMEKIRNAKIKLPIFLDYQSTTKVDPRVLEVMIPYFGEFSNAHSRSHSFGWTAEEAVEKARKHIADLVNADSKEIVFTSGATESNNMAIKGVAHFYKNKGNHIITVCTEHKCVLDSCRHLENEGFKVTYLSVKQNGIIDLLKLEKAITDKTILISVMMANNEIGVMQPVKEIGAMCRKHNIFFHTDAAQSFGKVPIDVNEMNIDLMSLSSHKIYGPMGIGSLYVRRKNPRVRLTPLISGGGQERGMRSGTVPTPLAVGFGEAARIAKEEMEIEASKLEELRDILYNKIKEAFPDVVLNGDYENRIPGNLNLSFPYVEGESLIMAIKDLAVSSGSACTSASLEPSYVIRSLNNGHDLEHSSIRFGLGRFTTKEEVLYAADLVTKNVGRLREMSPLLEMVQEGIDLSTVKWDSH; the protein is encoded by the coding sequence ATGAATATGGAAAAAATACGCAATGCTAAAATAAAATTACCAATATTTCTCGATTATCAATCTACTACTAAAGTAGATCCTCGTGTTTTGGAGGTGATGATACCTTATTTTGGTGAGTTTAGTAATGCACACTCTCGTAGTCATTCATTTGGTTGGACAGCTGAGGAAGCAGTAGAAAAAGCAAGGAAGCACATTGCTGATTTAGTGAATGCAGACAGCAAAGAAATCGTCTTTACCTCGGGTGCAACCGAATCAAATAACATGGCTATCAAAGGTGTTGCTCATTTTTATAAGAATAAGGGAAATCATATAATAACTGTCTGCACGGAGCATAAGTGCGTTTTAGATTCTTGTCGACATCTGGAAAATGAAGGCTTTAAAGTTACATATTTGTCCGTTAAGCAAAACGGAATTATAGATTTGTTGAAACTTGAGAAGGCAATCACTGATAAAACAATTCTGATTTCAGTGATGATGGCAAATAATGAAATCGGAGTAATGCAACCTGTCAAAGAAATTGGTGCAATGTGTAGAAAGCATAATATATTTTTTCATACAGACGCTGCCCAAAGCTTTGGAAAAGTTCCAATAGACGTAAATGAAATGAACATTGATCTTATGAGCCTTTCTAGCCATAAAATTTATGGACCTATGGGAATAGGTTCATTATATGTCCGTAGAAAAAATCCTCGTGTTAGGTTGACGCCACTAATTAGTGGTGGTGGACAGGAGAGAGGCATGCGCTCTGGAACAGTTCCTACTCCCCTTGCAGTTGGTTTTGGTGAAGCGGCACGTATCGCTAAAGAAGAAATGGAAATAGAAGCAAGCAAATTAGAAGAGTTGAGAGATATTTTGTACAACAAAATAAAAGAGGCATTTCCTGATGTTGTTTTAAATGGTGACTACGAAAATAGGATTCCAGGTAACCTTAACTTAAGTTTTCCTTATGTTGAGGGTGAGTCTCTTATCATGGCAATCAAGGATTTAGCAGTAAGCTCTGGTTCTGCATGCACATCTGCATCCCTTGAGCCTTCTTATGTTATAAGATCACTAAACAATGGCCACGATCTTGAGCATTCATCAATTAGATTTGGCCTTGGTCGATTTACAACTAAAGAGGAAGTTCTATACGCAGCAGATCTTGTTACTAAAAATGTTGGACGGCTAAGAGAGATGAGCCCACTTTTGGAAATGGTACAAGAGGGAATAGATTTAAGCACCGTAAAATGGGACTCTCATTGA
- the rodA gene encoding rod shape-determining protein RodA yields the protein MDKLKKIHLLLVINVIALFCVGIVVQYSSAGGKWAPFAIHQLVIFSFFLLLAIAMSFIELDFYLKHAYFFYIAAVIALLAVNFFGSHIMGATRWIRIGSISLQPSEFVKVGLILALARYFNKQSVYKMMKFQSLFKPLIIIFLPVFLVLKQPNLGTAVIILFIGASIIFTAIMERPHLIIFGTLGIFAIPAIWPFLRPYHKQRILSFLDSSVDPLGIGYNAQQSQIAIGSGGLFGKGFVNGSQTQLGFLPEKRTDFAFAVLSEEWGFLGSMTLILLYTTLLAIIFSIAYRSKNYFSKLISIGVFAFFSAHFFINIGMTIGFLPIIGDPLPFLSYGGSTTAASLICIGLLLSSVASTKNLKLSFRFHPKKELRQPSLC from the coding sequence ATGGATAAGCTGAAGAAGATTCACTTATTATTAGTCATTAACGTAATAGCTCTGTTTTGCGTTGGCATTGTTGTTCAATATTCTTCTGCTGGAGGAAAGTGGGCTCCATTTGCAATTCACCAATTGGTCATATTCTCTTTCTTCCTTTTGCTTGCTATAGCTATGTCATTTATAGAGCTAGATTTTTATTTGAAGCACGCTTATTTTTTTTACATAGCAGCAGTAATTGCGCTGTTAGCAGTAAATTTTTTTGGCTCGCATATAATGGGTGCAACGAGATGGATAAGAATTGGGTCAATTAGTTTACAACCATCAGAATTTGTAAAAGTGGGCTTAATACTTGCACTTGCTCGTTATTTTAATAAACAAAGTGTGTATAAAATGATGAAATTTCAAAGTTTATTTAAGCCACTTATAATTATTTTCTTACCTGTATTCCTTGTATTGAAGCAACCTAATTTAGGAACAGCTGTAATAATATTGTTTATAGGAGCATCAATTATATTCACAGCAATAATGGAAAGACCTCATTTAATAATTTTTGGAACTCTTGGCATTTTCGCAATACCAGCTATTTGGCCTTTTTTGCGCCCTTATCACAAGCAAAGGATATTATCATTTTTGGATTCATCAGTAGATCCACTTGGAATAGGTTATAATGCACAGCAATCTCAAATAGCTATTGGTTCAGGAGGTTTATTTGGTAAGGGATTTGTTAATGGGAGTCAAACTCAACTTGGATTTTTGCCAGAGAAACGCACAGATTTTGCTTTTGCGGTACTTAGTGAGGAGTGGGGGTTCTTAGGCAGCATGACTTTGATTTTACTCTATACCACATTGCTTGCTATAATATTCTCCATTGCTTACAGGTCAAAAAATTACTTTTCTAAGTTAATATCTATCGGGGTTTTTGCCTTTTTTAGTGCTCATTTCTTTATAAACATTGGAATGACCATAGGCTTCTTACCTATAATAGGTGACCCACTTCCATTTCTATCCTATGGCGGAAGCACAACTGCTGCGAGCTTAATATGTATAGGATTGCTACTTAGTTCCGTGGCATCTACAAAGAACTTAAAGCTAAGTTTCCGATTTCACCCAAAGAAAGAGCTTAGACAACCATCACTCTGCTAA
- a CDS encoding proton-conducting transporter membrane subunit produces MQLPILQVIIPIIASMFCFLTRKHRVSWFISFFTTAATFFISLMLLVKTYNGEIITYYLGDWAPPYGIELRIDILNSLILTLVNFIALISVLYSFHINEKEISKNKISGFYSLFLLCLSGLLGILVTNDIFNLYVFLEISSLSSYVLVSMGRDKKALVAAFEYLISGTLGATFYLFGIGLLYSMTGTLNMSDMAERIVPLYDNNIIRLGTLFIFVGLSIKMALFPLSRWLVNAYSEAPSFISIFFSGTVTKVMIYVFIRIFYTVFQQNFFLPLSNVMIILALCAVVFGSISAIIEKDIKRLFAHSSISQIGYIILMLGLNSKAGLFSAVLHIVNHSMIKTSLFMTAGCISYKFGMTKIENLSGLKKSMPYTTLAFTLLSFALIGVPLTNSFVSKWYMMKAIIESHAWISLAVFAAGSFLALIYMWRVVEKMYFENSAASNAGMTLNEVPLLMLFCLLFMAILTVITGIYSSPIRLVINKFAF; encoded by the coding sequence ATGCAATTACCAATTCTACAAGTTATTATACCAATAATTGCATCGATGTTCTGCTTTCTTACCAGGAAACATAGGGTGTCCTGGTTTATCTCTTTTTTTACAACGGCAGCTACTTTCTTTATTTCATTAATGTTGCTAGTGAAAACATACAATGGTGAAATTATAACTTATTATCTTGGAGATTGGGCTCCTCCATACGGAATAGAGTTGAGAATTGACATATTGAACTCCTTGATTCTAACTTTGGTGAATTTTATAGCGCTGATTAGTGTGCTTTATAGCTTTCATATTAATGAAAAAGAGATTAGCAAAAACAAAATCTCTGGTTTTTACTCTCTATTTCTACTGTGCCTAAGTGGATTACTTGGGATTTTAGTCACAAATGACATATTCAATCTTTATGTCTTTTTAGAAATTTCATCTCTTTCTTCTTATGTTTTAGTTTCAATGGGAAGGGATAAGAAAGCTTTAGTTGCAGCATTTGAATACCTCATTAGTGGTACTCTAGGAGCAACATTTTACTTGTTTGGCATCGGCCTTTTATACTCTATGACCGGAACGCTCAACATGTCTGACATGGCTGAAAGAATAGTACCATTATACGATAATAACATCATAAGACTTGGTACATTATTCATTTTTGTTGGTCTCTCAATCAAAATGGCACTGTTTCCACTCAGCAGATGGCTGGTTAACGCATATAGTGAAGCACCTAGCTTCATTAGCATATTTTTTTCAGGTACAGTAACCAAAGTGATGATATATGTTTTTATCAGAATCTTTTACACTGTTTTTCAGCAAAATTTTTTCTTACCACTAAGCAACGTGATGATCATCCTTGCGCTTTGTGCTGTTGTATTTGGATCAATATCTGCAATAATCGAAAAAGATATAAAAAGACTGTTTGCTCACTCCAGTATCAGTCAGATTGGCTATATAATTTTAATGCTGGGTTTAAATTCAAAAGCAGGTTTGTTTTCAGCAGTTCTTCACATAGTAAATCATAGCATGATAAAAACGTCTTTATTCATGACTGCAGGGTGTATTTCTTATAAGTTTGGTATGACAAAAATAGAAAATTTATCAGGATTAAAAAAGTCAATGCCCTATACAACACTTGCATTTACTCTACTTAGTTTCGCATTAATCGGTGTACCTTTGACAAATAGCTTTGTAAGTAAGTGGTATATGATGAAAGCAATTATCGAATCTCATGCATGGATTTCCCTTGCAGTTTTTGCTGCTGGCTCTTTTCTTGCACTAATATATATGTGGAGGGTGGTAGAGAAAATGTATTTTGAAAATAGCGCAGCATCAAACGCTGGAATGACACTTAATGAGGTACCATTACTTATGCTCTTTTGTCTATTATTTATGGCAATTTTAACGGTAATAACTGGGATATATAGTAGTCCAATTCGGTTGGTAATTAATAAATTTGCTTTTTGA
- a CDS encoding NADH-ubiquinone oxidoreductase subunit NDUFA12 family protein, producing the protein MLSKIYNAVTNLLRKKGKLIGRDENGNSYYESSKGKRWVIYGNVSEPTTISPEWHIWLHYTNNKVPVNNNKRKTPNLTGTKGAYYPNQKVKNYYESWNPNN; encoded by the coding sequence ATGTTATCTAAAATTTATAATGCAGTAACAAACTTATTAAGGAAAAAAGGTAAACTTATAGGTAGGGATGAAAACGGAAATTCTTACTATGAGTCAAGTAAAGGGAAAAGATGGGTAATATATGGTAATGTTTCTGAGCCCACAACAATTTCTCCAGAATGGCATATATGGCTGCATTATACTAATAATAAAGTACCAGTTAATAATAACAAAAGAAAAACTCCTAATTTAACAGGTACGAAAGGTGCATACTACCCAAATCAAAAGGTGAAAAACTACTATGAAAGCTGGAATCCTAATAATTAA
- the mlaD gene encoding outer membrane lipid asymmetry maintenance protein MlaD — MRRSNILEIIAGSFVLIFTIFLVFFAINKLSYIKRNYKGCYKIHGLFTDANGVGVGDSVKISGVEIGSITGVSLDKATYIARIDMCISRDIKLPIDSSALIASSGVVGSKFVNISPGADPKLISHGGKIAHTQAEANMGGIVDKIIGMFTK; from the coding sequence ATGCGAAGGTCAAATATACTTGAAATAATTGCTGGATCATTTGTATTAATTTTCACTATTTTTCTTGTCTTCTTCGCTATTAATAAGCTATCTTACATAAAGAGAAACTATAAGGGTTGCTATAAAATACATGGCCTTTTTACTGATGCTAACGGTGTAGGGGTTGGTGATAGTGTCAAGATCTCTGGTGTAGAAATCGGAAGCATAACTGGTGTATCGCTTGACAAAGCTACCTACATAGCACGAATCGATATGTGCATAAGCAGAGACATAAAGTTGCCAATTGATAGTTCAGCTCTAATCGCTAGCAGTGGAGTTGTTGGTAGTAAATTTGTTAATATATCACCTGGTGCAGATCCTAAATTAATTTCACACGGTGGTAAAATAGCGCATACTCAAGCTGAAGCAAATATGGGTGGAATAGTGGATAAAATTATTGGCATGTTTACAAAGTGA